Proteins found in one Kluyveromyces marxianus DMKU3-1042 DNA, complete genome, chromosome 2 genomic segment:
- the ARP8 gene encoding Arp8p: MTMDSDHNELESPSKEPSKEPVIGSDGKVSKDIPSKKVPQHLLEKRRLGRIKAAEEFAKKLKIIGIERHENEHIAQPITLKPVSVINQKNYSSNYLKNDDQIFYMRERKHLRQQGQSNGPSTTTTTTAAGTGTATEEGTPALENDENMDAEDDELDCIIIHPGSSYIKIGPNYDIFPQQIPNLVAVPTRNGSVPPRQEDVSENEAFQQLKNNIQFDFKERMRYYKRRIMPNSNEQAATFNAKSEPELVPDLNDFGRIDWIKDQSKSYYGHDAMKCLPSDFKLRSPFINGSFNLNERNYASFQEILSDVEQLIIQALAAEKIGIQKSQFSNYRVVLIIPDLFDKKFVESMIQLLLVELNFQSVALIQESLASCYGAGLSNSTCVIDIGAKQTKVACVDDGVVVRNSSLRLNYGGDDITRLFAHMLLQNRFPYPEWNLNEPNGWMLAESLKKQCITFQDADIAVQLYSFIKRDPYARKYTQSHKYEFKLFDEVMCAPMGIFFPEIFEVIKPKEHEPNEYVINQCPRSRDIYTFKPNDTKSLTQMLCLQEPNKWYSNLSRDIDIVQKLLNLDADDVNDANDSQDEENGNEPQIKENVEDINHRQYNNLAMPLEKAIIESITNASMLLGDNMSKLNVFYSNILIVGGSSKIPALDFILTDRINIWRPKLLSISALSTLMEKIGEVIKTYETENKADLESEDPQAAIAYKKKLSKLIKAEIEAYWDSLQTLHGDEDLLPINILPPPHDMDPSMLTWKGGSVFSKIKLLEELNITKQDWNMLGNRILQYKCIFEYFDH, from the coding sequence ATGACCATGGACAGCGACCACAATGAACTCGAGTCCCCGTCCAAGGAACCCTCCAAAGAACCAGTCATTGGCTCAGACGGCAAAGTATCCAAAGATATACCCTCCAAAAAGGTCCCACAGCACTTGCTAGAAAAACGTAGGCTAGGCAGAATCAAAGCTGCTGAAGAGTTCGCCAAAAAACTAAAGATTATCGGTATAGAAAGACACGAAAACGAACACATTGCCCAGCCAATCACCCTCAAACCAGTGTCGGTGATCAACCAGAAAAACTACTCGTCAAACTACTTGAAGAACGATGACCAGATCTTTTACATGAGAGAGCGGAAACACTTGAGACAGCAGGGCCAAAGCAATGGACCATccaccactactactacgACCGCCGCTGGCACCGGTACGGCCACAGAAGAAGGCACGCCCGCCCTCGAAAACGACGAAAACATGGACGCCGAAGACGACGAACTAGACTGCATCATCATCCACCCAGGTTCCTCATACATCAAAATTGGGCCCAATTACGATATCTTCCCGCAACAGATCCCAAACCTCGTCGCAGTACCAACCCGCAACGGCTCAGTGCCTCCAAGACAGGAAGACGTCTCCGAAAACGAAGCGTTCCAGCAACTCAAAAACAACATCCAATTCGATTTCAAAGAGAGAATGAGATACTACAAGAGACGTATCATGCCCAACTCCAACGAACAAGCAGCAACTTTCAACGCAAAATCTGAACCCGAACTCGTACCAGACCTCAACGATTTCGGAAGAATCGACTGGATCAAAGACCAATCAAAATCTTACTACGGACACGACGCAATGAAATGCTTGCCCTCAGACTTCAAACTAAGATCTCCCTTCATCAATGGCTCCTTCAACTTAAACGAAAGAAACTACGCCTCATTCCAAGAAATCCTATCCGATGTAGAACAACTCATCATCCAGGCCTTGGCAGCAGAAAAAATCGGAATCCAGAAATCACAGTTCTCAAACTACAGAGTAGTACTCATAATACCAGACTTGTTCGATAAAAAATTCGTCGAATCGATGATCCAACTCTTGCTAGTGGAACTCAATTTCCAATCAGTCGCCCTCATCCAGGAATCTTTAGCCTCTTGCTACGGTGCCGGCTTGTCGAACTCAACTTGTGTTATTGATATCGGTGCCAAGCAAACAAAAGTCGCTTGCGTGGACGATGGTGTCGTGGTACGTAACTCCTCGCTAAGGCTCAACTACGGTGGTGATGACATCACTAGATTGTTTGCCCATATGCTACTCCAAAATAGGTTTCCTTATCCGGAATGGAACCTCAACGAACCAAACGGGTGGATGCTGGCggaatctttgaaaaaacaATGCATTACTTTCCAGGATGCAGATATTGCTGTGCAATTGTATTCTTTCATAAAAAGAGACCCTTACGCTAGGAAATATACACAGTCGCACAAGTACGAATTTAAACTCTTCGACGAGGTTATGTGCGCTCCGATGGGTATCTTTTTCCCAGAAATTTTCGAAGTTatcaaaccaaaagaaCATGAGCCAAATGAATATGTTATCAACCAGTGCCCAAGGTCAAGAGACATATACACTTTCAAACCCAACGATACTAAGTCCTTAACTCAAATGCTATGCTTGCAAGAACCAAACAAGTGGTACTCAAATCTTTCAAGAGACATCGATATCGTACAAAAATTGCTAAACCTTGACGCAGACGATGTAAATGATGCAAACGATAGccaagatgaagaaaacgGTAATGAGCCAcaaataaaggaaaacgTCGAAGATATAAACCATAGACAGTACAACAATCTAGCAATGCCTTTGGAAAAGGCTATCATCGAATCAATTACCAATGCCTCTATGTTGCTAGGAGATAACATGTCAAAATTGAATGTGTTCTACTCAAACATTTTGATTGTCGGTGGTTCCTCGAAAATACCTGCTTTGGACTTCATACTAACAGATAGGATTAATATTTGGAGACCAAAACTTTTGAGCATATCTGCTTTAAGCACATTGATGGAAAAAATCGGTGAAGTAATAAAAACATAcgaaacagaaaacaaagcaGATTTAGAATCCGAGGATCCTCAGGCAGCAATAGcttacaaaaagaaactatcCAAATTGATAAAAGCAGAGATAGAAGCATATTGGGATTCTTTGCAGACTCTCCATGGAGATGAAGATTTACTACCAATCAATATtttaccaccaccacatgATATGGATCCCTCCATGTTAACTTGGAAAGGTGGATCAGTTTTCAGCAAAATTAAGCTACTAGAAGAACTCAATATCACAAAGCAAGACTGGAATATGCTGGGCAACAGAATACTTCAGTACAAATGCATCTTCGAGTACTTTGACCACTAA
- the SFL1 gene encoding Sfl1p has product MSEIEREKSASQEGDRTEEPSSDPAGGSAKGTDPAGEHKNASSAGGSGSNNNVSNSSSTVVVKTEGQQNTTTTTGSSPQNPHFIHKLYSMLEDDDLKDLIWWSPAEDSFLIRPTERFSKALSAYFKHTNIASFVRQLNMYGFQKVSDHKSNWHVTTATTGGSNSSEDPEDSTINLWEFKHSSGYFRKGDKESLKAIKRRSSKYHISGNRKNSGSSVASNTGPSGVLSSIATSGGSMNVGTGGSHDSASWADYPPPSNRSHSYTSAEAMNAIPTPVFNNIQGPPTSYPVGVNYPVGLVPPAEYVNQPHNQFKSQPIDMKVHELNQSINGLRNENIDLQHRYELAVEELRATNLDMIKMLDLLQKTLMEKMAASTNPTSTNVTTSTSTSSTGEETSEQPKNVPRPHTPLDKIARKGSILSPRTKVSKDSSSNDQQQHPSSLAEINKFREAIYSRFQKFHETVQNSISVMDLKQQQSSFASMSHHNSGSAPTSSVNLLQAQYNSYNNNGTVPQGQMMTQQPFQTSARSSIADQHVNLMMNPFERRKSSSSSSKKRHMSVLMDPLAPAPQQQHHHTSGHNIQHQQQQQQQQSVPPQQQAHNGSQSSAPPNVISYKPYYPYGTVPVSNYRASQLYSTTPINSVSGHSSAPSEYGLAIETQNNFITNGPQTPVNIIKPIPAKAPYIELSGDSTPNGLGSQHASSTQLPQVMPQYANQTFQSAHSMTPVQSQPQGQNTSQGAQSSNGSQYSPSNQKQTQLQTQSHTNSTSGLHSLLSHDSRT; this is encoded by the coding sequence ATGTCTGAAAttgagagagagaagagtGCTTCCCAGGAAGGTGACAGGACGGAGGAGCCGTCTAGTGATCCGGCAGGCGGGTCTGCCAAGGGGACAGACCCTGCTGGCGAGCACAAAAATGCGTCGTCGGCCGGAGGTTCTGGCTCGAATAATAATGttagtaatagtagtagtacaGTGGTGGTGAAAACGGAAGGGCAGCAAAATACTACAACGACTACGGGTAGCTCCCCGCAAAATCCACATTTCATCCATAAACTATACAGTATGCTCGAGGACGACGATTTGAAGGATTTGATATGGTGGTCCCCTGCTGAAGACTCGTTTTTGATCAGGCCCACAGAGCGTTTCTCAAAAGCCCTTTCTGCATATTTCAAGCATACCAACATCGCATCCTTTGTGAGACAGTTGAACATGTATGGATTTCAAAAGGTCAGTGACCACAAATCCAACTGGCACGTTACCACAGCTACTACAGGCGGCTCAAATAGCTCCGAAGACCCTGAAGATTCAACCATTAATCTGTGGGAATTTAAACATTCTTCGGGTTATTTCCGGAAAGGTGACAAGGAGTCCTTGAAAGCCATCAAGAGAAGATCTTCCAAGTACCACATCTCAGGAAATCGGAAAAATAGTGGCTCAAGTGTAGCATCTAATACAGGGCCATCAGGTGTCCTGTCTAGCATAGCAACATCAGGTGGTTCAATGAACGTTGGAACAGGAGGGTCCCACGATTCTGCAAGTTGGGCGGATTATCCTCCTCCTTCAAATAGATCACATTCTTATACATCTGCAGAAGCAATGAATGCAATTCCGACCCCAGTGTTCAACAATATACAGGGCCCACCAACCTCTTATCCAGTAGGAGTTAATTACCCAGTTGGTTTGGTACCCCCAGCCGAATACGTAAATCAACCTCATAATCAGTTCAAATCACAACCCATTGACATGAAAGTGCATGAACTTAACCAATCAATAAATGGACTAAGGAATGAGAATATAGATCTCCAACATAGGTACGAGCTGGCCGTTGAAGAACTAAGAGCCACTAACCTAGATATGATAAAAATGTTAGACTTACTACAAAAGACATTAATGGAAAAAATGGCTGCATCGACAAATCCAACAAGTACAAATGTAACAACATCGACATCTACGTCTTCTACAGGCGAGGAAACCAGTGAACAACCAAAGAATGTTCCGAGACCTCATACTCCGCTAGATAAAATCGCTAGAAAAGGATCTATTTTATCTCCTCGTACTAAAGTTTCAAAGGACTCTAGTTCAAACGATCAGCAACAACATCCTTCTAGCTTAGCTGAGATTAACAAGTTTAGAGAAGCGATATACTCAAGGTTCCAGAAATTTCACGAAACAGTGCAAAATTCTATATCAGTTATGGACCTAAAGCAGCAACAATCTTCCTTCGCATCCATGTCTCATCACAATAGCGGTTCTGCCCCTACTTCTTCGGTAAATTTGTTACAGGCCCAATACAATTCTTACAACAATAATGGTACTGTTCCTCAAGGGCAAATGATGACACAACAGCCTTTCCAAACAAGTGCCAGGTCTAGTATAGCTGATCAGCATGTTAATTTAATGATGAATCCCTtcgaaagaagaaaatcatCTTCCAGTTCTTCCAAAAAGAGGCATATGAGTGTGTTGATGGATCCTTTAGCGCCTGCACCgcagcagcaacatcaCCACACATCCGGTCATAATATACAGCatcaacagcaacagcaacagcaacaatcGGTGCCACCCCAGCAACAAGCGCATAATGGGAGTCAAAGTTCTGCACCACCTAATGTAATTTCCTATAAACCATACTATCCGTATGGAACTGTGCCCGTTTCTAACTATCGCGCGTCACAACTGTATTCTACTACCCCCATTAATTCTGTTTCCGGACATAGCTCGGCACCGTCAGAATATGGGTTGGCAATTGAAACTCAGAACAATTTCATAACCAATGGTCCCCAGACTCCTGTGAACATAATAAAACCAATTCCAGCTAAAGCTCCTTATATAGAACTTTCAGGCGATTCAACGCCGAATGGATTGGGGTCACAGCATGCATCTTCAACACAGTTGCCACAGGTCATGCCTCAATATGCAAATCAAACTTTCCAGAGTGCACACTCAATGACGCCAGTTCAATCCCAACCTCAAGGGCAAAACACATCTCAGGGTGCGCAGTCAAGTAATGGCTCACAGTACTCTCcatcaaatcaaaaacaaacgCAATTGCAAACACAATCCCATACTAATAGCACATCAGGGCTGCATTCTTTACTGAGTCATGATTCCAGAACCTAA
- the RUP1 gene encoding Rup1p: MSGPPDMILNNDLSLGTLQDVGSDSSRASDGAAPSDSSDSVLDAEPVSKFTSILDCPVDECIKDDSSQLVNIVPAGFSALLESYFSLFALCIAINVPSQFLKPDFRELPYNEQWFKGDTVAASPYCLVHRDSGPQFVEKSEVVGNELLETQPQLIPRFQRLIAVANSLDSKRSFVSAKLISSGVDVNVTQALRSFDHLSEVFPQFIMNLHTENDMCLKGPNATSKLFNSRALHRPSVAEPFQPTSLSVLNFSPENYAPTLYEMFNPMLLPEEEDEEEEEDEQVDGNSPGNGGSRTRYAIENAFDFLAPVFTIIFDDMDESTEEVNLSHGVEMPMEFYPQLYTKNALEQVVIPVLQERQELRDTNKAKLNKMTSLQSFQGKQIKSFLNSSINYLDEIQLGDDPTRSKELRDHLQHISDELSTKKRELLVQYTELQKQITQLSFERPSDRIIELARQRGVIDEPYVLRLAALSPYDYLIARNVSNNDKHSSSGSNSAESPWLRVVTDFGSTTITQHPLTETEAQDVIKSATRHASETPILFVYIKKDSIEPVSEIRRALAGNQPLADFLQKDFDFLSRLML; encoded by the coding sequence ATGTCAGGACCGCCAGATATGATTCTGAACAACGATTTGAGTTTAGGAACGCTGCAAGATGTTGGAAGTGACTCTAGTAGGGCCAGCGATGGTGCGGCCCCTAGTGATTCGAGCGATAGCGTTCTCGATGCAGAACCTGTGTCCAAGTTTACGAGTATTCTTGACTGTCCCGTGGATGAGTGTATCAAGGACGATTCTTCTCAGTTGGTGAATATCGTTCCAGCAGGGTTTAGTGCGTTGCTAGAGTCgtacttttctttatttgCGCTTTGCATTGCCATTAATGTGCCATCACAGTTTCTCAAGCCGGATTTTAGGGAATTGCCATACAATGAGCAATGGTTCAAGGGCGATACGGTTGCCGCGTCACCATACTGCTTGGTGCATAGGGATTCGGGTCCTCAGTTTGTGGAGAAGTCGGAAGTTGTTGGTAACGAACTGCTAGAAACACAGCCGCAGTTGATTCCCAGGTTTCAAAGGCTTATTGCTGTAGCCAACAGCTTGGATTCCAAACGGTCGTTTGTGAGTGCGAAGTTGATCAGCAGTGGGGTAGACGTCAATGTGACTCAGGCCTTGCGTTCGTTTGACCATTTGTCGGAAGTGTTTCCGCAGTTCATCATGAACTTGCACACGGAAAACGATATGTGTTTGAAGGGACCCAATGCTACATCgaaattgttcaattccAGGGCATTACACAGACCGAGCGTGGCAGAGCCGTTCCAGCCTACCTCGCTGTCGGTTCTCAACTTTTCTCCTGAGAATTACGCGCCAACGTTGTACGAAATGTTCAACCCGATGCTTcttccagaagaagaggacgaagaagaagaagaagacgagCAAGTGGATGGGAACTCCCCCGGCAATGGGGGGTCCAGGACAAGATATGCGATAGAAAACGCGTTTGACTTTTTGGCGCCCGTGTTTACGATAATCTTTGACGATATGGACGAGTCCACCGAGGAAGTCAACTTGTCGCACGGCGTGGAGATGCCGATGGAGTTTTATCCGCAGTTGTACACCAAGAATGCGCTGGAGCAGGTGGTGATCCCAGTACTACAAGAGAGACAGGAGCTCAGAGATACAAACAAGGCcaaattgaacaagatgaCGTCGCTCCAGTCGTTCCAGGGCAAGCAGATCAAGTCCTTTTTGAATAGTTCTATCAACTATCTCGACGAAATACAATTGGGCGACGATCCAACCCGATCCAAAGAACTTCGCGACCACTTGCAACACATCAGCGACGAATTGTCAACCAAGAAGCGCGAACTGTTGGTCCAGTACACAGAACTGCAAAAGCAAATTACACAATTGTCTTTCGAGAGACCCTCGGACCGTATCATCGAACTGGCAAGGCAACGCGGTGTTATTGACGAACCGTATGTACTACGATTGGCCGCATTATCGCCATACGACTACCTAATCGCCCGCAATGTGTCAAATAACGACAAacacagcagcagcggcagcaACTCCGCCGAAAGCCCGTGGCTGCGCGTCGTCACGGACTTTGGCTCCACAACCATTACCCAGCATCCGTTGACCGAAACTGAAGCCCAGGACGTCATCAAATCCGCAACACGACACGCCTCGGAAACCCCAATTCTCTTCGTCTACATCAAGAAGGACTCCATCGAGCCCGTATCTGAGATTCGCCGTGCCCTCGCAGGCAACCAACCACTCGCCGACTTTCTGCAGAAGGATTTCGATTTTCTTTCGAGACTCATGCTTTGA
- the SIA1 gene encoding Sia1p, with protein MTVRNVKLSLLIKRLTVIWVLVTIITLWSDIHKHLRNWARSGEKFPELGDDVRVKDVRVSRCYSWYRSCDAIWDYNMRDELVTWFRVDRDKRQDTAVGRGLLWRTYVYWQPTGPLDASAVVDLAMSHEGLPLGLVNERYNKIRNKDIDGYHVHSKTKTDYNFFIKTDRKSYEGASGSDLKWSAKFGNHLEEWFWKGDGLWCKYGPKSQGVKKIKAFIGSDFMESRPMWSEMVHCMPRQGFSKPISFSFLKSTSNSDSGKNHQFPREPHLLVKQNDFKILQLTDLHFGANANDAWAGSSSDYESGQPNSVYRFDSPNVQFVQTAIRNELPDLVVITGHLFKGFNKHLDYETQILKIVAPIITHGIPFVIAWGEDDLANEYKTQILNFIKELPFCLNKFDPNNSTNIMLPILSSVQGRQKRIGTIYAFDTNVTESYNFLKESPVPPESVFNFAFQHYPLQEYRPKGTFALIGSYEEKGSLDYLPPTIEFRNLLGKKNVKAFSCGHEHGNDCCILSDGKQQNLNNNMWLCYGGIAGYDPLYESKTRLFKIDLEKTDITSWKRTLKDRNRVFDYQYIWTQSPN; from the coding sequence ATGACGGTACGTAATGTTAAGCTTTCGTTGTTAATCAAACGATTGACAGTGATATGGGTACTGGTAACGATTATAACGCTGTGGTCAGATATCCACAAGCATCTCAGGAACTGGGCTCGCAGCGGGGAGAAGTTTCCGGAGCTGGGAGACGACGTGAGAGTCAAAGACGTGCGAGTTTCACGCTGCTACTCGTGGTATAGGAGCTGCGATGCAATATGGGATTATAACATGCGGGATGAATTGGTCACGTGGTTTCGGGTTGATCGTGATAAGAGGCAAGACACTGCAGTGGGACGTGGCCTCTTGTGGCGGACGTACGTGTATTGGCAGCCAACTGGCCCACTCGATGCGTCTGCAGTGGTTGATTTGGCGATGAGCCACGAGGGGCTTCCGCTCGGGTTAGTGAACGAACGTTACAACAAGATCCGGAACAAAGACATCGACGGGTACCATGTGCATTCCAAGACCAAGACGGACtacaacttcttcatcaagacGGACCGGAAGTCTTATGAAGGGGCCAGTGGATCAGATTTGAAGTGGTCCGCAAAGTTTGGGAACCATCTAGAGGAATGGTTCTGGAAAGGCGATGGCTTGTGGTGCAAATATGGGCCTAAATCGCAGGGAgtcaagaagatcaaagCGTTCATCGGAAGTGATTTCATGGAGTCTCGGCCAATGTGGAGCGAAATGGTGCATTGTATGCCGCGACAAGGGTTTTCCAAGCCAATATCGTTCAGTTTCCTGAAATCGACCAGTAACAGTGACTCTGGGAAGAATCACCAGTTCCCAAGGGAACCTCACCTTTTGGTAAAACAAAACGATTTCAAAATCCTTCAATTGACCGATCTCCATTTTGGAGCCAACGCAAATGATGCTTGGGCTGGTTCGTCATCCGATTATGAATCAGGACAGCCCAACTCGGTGTACCGGTTTGACTCCCCCAACGTCCAATTCGTTCAAACGGCAATTCGTAACGAATTACCAGATCTTGTCGTTATTACGGGCCATTTATTCAAGGGTTTCAACAAGCATTTGGATTATGAGACTCAGATCTTGAAAATAGTAGCTCCCATAATTACCCACGGAATCCCATTTGTTATTGCCTGGGGCGAAGATGATCTCGCTAACGAATATAAAACGCAAATCCTCAATTTTATAAAGGAATTGCCCTTTTGTTTGAATAAATTCGACCCAAACAATTCCACCAACATTATGCTCCCAATATTGTCATCTGTACAAGGAAGACAAAAACGAATTGGGACTATTTACGCATTTGACACGAACGTCACAGAATCGTAcaactttttgaaagagagCCCAGTACCGCCAGAATCGGTGTTCAATTTTGCATTTCAACATTATCCACTCCAGGAATACAGACCAAAGGGCACTTTTGCATTAATCGGAAGCTACGAAGAGAAAGGATCTCTTGATTATCTCCCTCCCACTATCGAATTTAGAAACCTCTTGGGTAAGAAGAACGTCAAGGCTTTCTCTTGTGGCCATGAACATGGCAACGATTGTTGCATACTGTCCGATGGGAAACAACAGAATTTGAATAATAACATGTGGTTATGTTACGGTGGTATTGCTGGCTATGATCCTTTATATGAATCAAAGACAAGGCTCTTCAAGATAGATCTAGAAAAAACCGATATCACCTCATGGAAAAGAACTTTAAAAGATAGAAACAGGGTTTTCGATTACCAGTATATCTGGACTCAATCTCCGAATTGA
- the IDH2 gene encoding isocitrate dehydrogenase (NAD(+)) IDH2, whose protein sequence is MFKQSFLKQSCRFLATKKQPSIGRYTGKPDPKTGKFTVSFIEGDGVGPEISKSVKQIFAAANVPVEWESCDVTPIFVNGLTTIPDPAVASINKNLIALKGPLATPIGKGHRSLNLTLRKTFGLFANVRPAKSIEGYKTTYENVDLVLIRENTEGEYSGIEHVVAPGVVQSIKLITQDASERVVRYAFEYARAVGRPKVLVVHKSTIQRLADGLFVNVAKQLSSEYPDIELQTELLDNTVLKTVQTPEAYRDVVVVCPNLYGDILSDLNSGLSAGSLGLTPSANIGHKVSIFEAVHGSAPDIAGQNKANPTALLLSSVMMLNHMGLTEHADKIEKAVLTTIASSAENRTGDLGGSASTSSFTEAVINRL, encoded by the coding sequence ATGTTCAAGCAatcatttttgaaacaatCCTGTAGATTTTTGGCTACCAAGAAACAACCAAGCATCGGTAGATACACTGGTAAGCCAGATCCAAAGACCGGTAAGTTCACCGTTTCTTTCATTGAAGGTGATGGTGTTGGTCCAGAAATTTCCAAGTCTGTTAAGCAAAtttttgctgctgctaaCGTGCCAGTTGAATGGGAATCCTGTGATGTTACCCCAATCTTCGTGAACGGCCTAACCACTATCCCAGACCCAGCTGTTGCTTCCATCAACAAGAACTTGATTGCTTTGAAGGGTCCATTGGCTACCCCAATCGGTAAGGGTCACAGATCTTTGAACTTGACTCTAAGAAAGACTTTCGGTTTGTTCGCCAACGTGCGTCCAGCCAAATCCATCGAGGGTTACAAGACTACATACGAAAATGTTGACTTGGTCCTAATTAGAGAAAACACCGAAGGTGAATACTCCGGTATCGAACACGTGGTCGCTCCAGGTGTTGTTCAATCTATCAAGTTGATCACCCAAGATGCTTCCGAAAGAGTCGTTAGATACGCCTTCGAATACGCTAGAGCTGTTGGCAGACCAAAGGTTCTAGTTGTTCACAAGTCCACCATCCAAAGATTGGCCGATGGTTTGTTCGTCAACGTTGCTAAGCAACTGTCTTCTGAATACCCAGATATCGAACTACAGACCGAATTGCTTGACAACACTGTCTTGAAGACCGTCCAAACCCCAGAAGCTTACCGTGACGTCGTCGTCGTTTGTCCAAACTTGTACGGTGACATTTTGTCCGATCTAAACTCTGGTTTGTCTGCTGGTTCTTTGGGTTTGACCCCATCTGCCAACATTGGTCACAAGGTCTCTATTTTCGAAGCCGTCCACGGTTCCGCCCCAGATATCGCCGGTCAAAACAAGGCCAACCCAACTGCCTTGCTTCTATCTTCCGTTATGATGTTGAACCACATGGGTTTGACCGAACACGCTGACAAGATCGAAAAGGCTGTCTTGACCACCATTGCTTCTAGTGCTGAAAACAGAACTGGTGACTTGGGTGGTTCTGCTTCCACTTCTTCCTTCACTGAAGCTGTCATCAACAGATTATGA